A genomic window from Desulfovibrio porci includes:
- the nifJ gene encoding pyruvate:ferredoxin (flavodoxin) oxidoreductase: MAKMKTMDGNNATTHVAYALSETAAIYPITPSSVMGEVMDEMAAKGRKNVLGQTVIVREMQSEAGAAGVVHGMLAGGSLTSTYTASQGLLLMIPNMYKIAGELLPGVFHVAARALATHALSIFGDQSDVMACRQTGFAFLCASSVQECMDMALVAHLSAIDSSVPFCHFFDGFRTSHEVQKIEVIDYDDIKSLVNWDKVEEFRAGAMNPEHPHVRGTAQNPDIYFQNREAANLYYEAVPAIVLENMKKVESITGRKYHLFDYVGHPEADRVIISMGSSCEVIEETVNYLNGLGQRVGLVKVRLFRPFSTEHLLRAIPATVGTLTVLDRTKEPGALGEPLYQDICTAFLEKGDAPTIVGGRYGLGSKDFTPGMAKAVFDNMLALQPKNHFTVGIHDDVTNLSLDVEEEIDTVPAGTVQCKFFGLGADGTVGANKQAVKIIGDNTDMYAQAYFAYDSKKSGGFTVSHLRFGKQPITSSYLITQADYIACHKAAYVTMYDILEGVKEGGTFVLNSNWSLADLEKHLPASMKRTIARKKLKFYNIDAVKVAQEVGLGGRINMIMQTAFFKLANVIDFAKAVELLKESIKKTYGLKGDKVVNMNIAAVEKASGALEEVKYPASWADTTEGAEVCHCGDDDYIREIVRPILAQQGDKLPVSAMEPAGLVPLGTTACEKRGVAINIPEWQTANCIQCCQCSFVCPHAAIRPVLATEAELEGAPASFETKDAIGKELKGLKFRIQVYPEDCLGCGSCAEICPAKEKALVMKPLESQLDAQKTNLEFVEDHISLKDNLLPRDTVKGSQLQQPLQEFSGACAGCGETPYVKVLTQLFGERMLIANATGCSSIWGASSPTTPYCTNKDGFGPAWGNSLFEDAAEYGCGMGLAYVQRRNRLAMLVEEALKEDGLSSELKEALEGWLAHKDDADGSRKFGEMVLANLDGFESPLAHELWDMSDLFTKKSVWIFGGDGWGYDIGYGGLDHVLASGDDVNVLLMDTEVYSNTGGQSSKATPLGAVAQFAAAGKRTGKKELGRMAMTYGYVYVASVSMGADKQQVLKAFREAEAYKGPSLIIAYAPCINQGLRKGMGKSMEEAKMAVLTGYWPLYRYNPELALEGKNPFQLDCKAPSASLHEFLEGETRYASLDKTDPAVSKQLKDDLAKAYAERYALLKQLADLPYPQVDVK, encoded by the coding sequence ATGGCTAAAATGAAGACCATGGACGGCAATAACGCCACAACGCATGTTGCCTACGCTCTCTCCGAGACAGCGGCCATTTACCCCATCACGCCGTCCTCGGTCATGGGCGAGGTTATGGACGAAATGGCCGCCAAAGGCCGCAAAAACGTGTTGGGCCAGACGGTCATCGTGCGCGAAATGCAGTCCGAAGCAGGCGCCGCGGGCGTTGTGCACGGCATGCTGGCCGGCGGTTCGCTGACCTCCACCTATACAGCTTCCCAGGGCCTGCTGCTGATGATCCCCAACATGTACAAAATCGCCGGCGAACTTCTTCCCGGCGTTTTTCATGTGGCGGCCCGCGCCCTGGCCACCCACGCCCTGTCCATTTTCGGCGACCAGTCGGACGTCATGGCCTGTCGCCAGACGGGCTTCGCCTTCCTCTGCGCCTCCTCGGTGCAGGAATGCATGGACATGGCCCTGGTGGCCCATCTTTCGGCCATCGACTCCAGCGTGCCCTTCTGCCACTTCTTTGACGGTTTCCGCACCTCGCACGAGGTGCAGAAAATCGAAGTCATCGACTACGACGACATCAAGAGCCTGGTGAACTGGGACAAGGTGGAGGAATTCCGCGCCGGGGCCATGAATCCCGAGCACCCGCACGTGCGCGGCACCGCCCAGAACCCTGATATCTACTTCCAGAACCGCGAAGCCGCCAACCTCTATTACGAAGCCGTGCCCGCCATCGTGCTGGAAAACATGAAGAAGGTGGAGTCCATCACCGGGCGTAAATACCACCTCTTCGACTATGTGGGCCACCCGGAAGCCGACCGCGTGATCATCAGCATGGGTTCCTCCTGTGAAGTCATCGAAGAGACGGTCAACTACCTGAACGGCCTCGGCCAGCGCGTGGGTCTGGTCAAGGTGCGCCTGTTCCGTCCCTTCTCCACCGAGCATCTGCTGCGCGCCATCCCGGCCACCGTGGGCACGCTCACCGTGCTCGACCGCACCAAGGAGCCCGGCGCGCTGGGCGAACCCCTCTACCAGGACATCTGCACGGCCTTCCTTGAAAAGGGCGACGCCCCCACCATCGTGGGCGGCCGCTACGGCCTGGGCTCCAAGGACTTCACGCCGGGCATGGCCAAGGCCGTGTTCGACAACATGCTGGCCCTCCAGCCCAAGAACCACTTCACCGTGGGCATCCATGACGACGTGACCAACCTCTCCCTGGACGTGGAAGAGGAAATCGACACCGTGCCCGCGGGCACCGTGCAGTGCAAGTTCTTCGGCCTGGGCGCGGACGGCACCGTGGGCGCCAACAAGCAGGCCGTGAAGATCATCGGCGACAACACCGACATGTACGCCCAGGCCTACTTCGCCTACGACTCCAAGAAATCCGGCGGCTTCACCGTGTCGCATCTGCGCTTCGGCAAGCAGCCCATCACCTCCTCCTACCTGATCACCCAGGCCGACTACATCGCCTGCCACAAGGCCGCCTATGTGACCATGTACGACATCCTGGAAGGCGTGAAGGAAGGCGGCACCTTCGTGCTGAACTCCAACTGGTCCCTGGCCGACCTGGAGAAGCACCTGCCCGCCTCCATGAAGCGGACCATCGCCCGCAAGAAGCTGAAGTTCTACAATATCGACGCCGTGAAAGTGGCGCAGGAAGTGGGCCTCGGCGGCCGCATCAACATGATCATGCAGACGGCCTTCTTCAAGCTGGCCAATGTCATCGACTTCGCCAAAGCCGTGGAGCTGCTCAAGGAATCCATCAAAAAGACCTACGGCCTCAAGGGCGACAAGGTCGTGAACATGAACATCGCGGCCGTTGAAAAGGCCAGCGGCGCTCTGGAAGAAGTCAAATATCCCGCCTCCTGGGCCGACACCACCGAAGGCGCGGAGGTCTGCCACTGCGGCGACGACGACTACATCCGCGAAATCGTGCGGCCCATCCTGGCCCAGCAGGGCGACAAGCTGCCCGTGTCCGCCATGGAGCCCGCCGGTCTCGTGCCCCTGGGCACCACGGCCTGCGAAAAACGCGGCGTGGCCATCAACATCCCCGAATGGCAGACGGCCAACTGCATCCAGTGCTGCCAGTGCTCCTTCGTCTGCCCGCACGCCGCCATCCGGCCCGTGCTGGCCACCGAAGCGGAACTGGAAGGCGCGCCCGCGAGCTTTGAGACCAAGGACGCCATCGGCAAGGAACTCAAGGGCCTCAAGTTCCGCATCCAGGTCTACCCTGAAGACTGCCTGGGCTGCGGCTCCTGCGCCGAGATCTGCCCGGCCAAGGAAAAGGCCCTGGTCATGAAGCCCCTGGAAAGCCAGCTGGACGCCCAGAAGACCAATCTGGAATTCGTCGAAGACCACATCAGCCTCAAGGACAACCTGCTGCCGCGCGACACCGTCAAGGGTTCGCAGCTCCAGCAGCCCTTGCAGGAATTCTCCGGCGCCTGCGCCGGCTGCGGCGAAACCCCGTACGTCAAGGTGCTCACCCAGCTCTTCGGCGAACGCATGCTCATCGCCAACGCCACGGGCTGCTCGTCCATCTGGGGCGCTTCCTCGCCCACCACGCCGTACTGCACCAACAAGGACGGCTTCGGTCCGGCCTGGGGCAACTCCCTGTTTGAAGACGCCGCCGAATACGGCTGCGGCATGGGCTTGGCCTATGTGCAGCGCCGCAACCGCCTGGCCATGCTGGTGGAAGAGGCCCTGAAGGAAGACGGCCTTTCCTCCGAACTCAAGGAAGCCCTTGAAGGCTGGCTCGCCCACAAGGACGACGCCGACGGTTCCCGCAAGTTCGGCGAGATGGTTCTGGCCAACCTGGACGGCTTTGAAAGCCCGCTGGCCCACGAACTCTGGGATATGTCCGACCTCTTCACCAAGAAGAGCGTCTGGATCTTCGGCGGCGACGGCTGGGGCTATGACATCGGCTACGGCGGCCTGGACCATGTGCTGGCTTCCGGCGACGACGTCAACGTCCTGCTCATGGACACCGAAGTGTACTCCAACACCGGCGGCCAGTCCTCCAAGGCCACGCCGCTGGGCGCGGTGGCGCAGTTCGCCGCCGCGGGCAAGCGCACCGGCAAGAAGGAACTGGGCCGCATGGCCATGACCTACGGCTATGTCTACGTGGCCTCCGTGTCCATGGGCGCGGACAAGCAGCAGGTGCTCAAGGCCTTCCGTGAAGCCGAAGCCTACAAGGGTCCTTCGCTGATCATCGCCTACGCGCCCTGCATCAACCAGGGCCTGCGCAAAGGCATGGGCAAGAGCATGGAAGAAGCCAAGATGGCCGTGCTGACCGGCTACTGGCCGCTGTACCGCTACAATCCGGAACTGGCGCTTGAGGGCAAGAATCCCTTCCAGCTCGACTGCAAGGCGCCCAGCGCCAGCCTGCATGAGTTCCTGGAAGGCGAAACCCGCTACGCCTCTCTGGACAAGACGGATCCCGCGGTGTCCAAACAGCTCAAGGACGATCTGGCCAAGGCTTATGCCGAGCGCTACGCCCTGCTCAAGCAGTTGGCGGATCTGCCCTATCCCCAGGTGGATGTGAAGTAG
- a CDS encoding FAD-dependent oxidoreductase gives MRNFDDIIIGFGKGGKTIAAALADKGRRVAMIEKSDRMYGGTCINIACIPTKTLAHEAKLLSGREERDFAQKAADYACAVARKDEVTGFLRQKNLEMLTGKGVAVLTGQASFVSPHEVEVRFADGHAERLAGENIYINTGAYSVIPPIEGLAESANIHTSASLLDLKRLPRELVILGAGYIALEMASMYAEFGSRVTMLEYGRRFLPREDEDVAQSVRAALEARGVRIYLGVSAQAVRDVNEDGTTRTELRCLMSMPGGAEEERIFRADAVLLATGRRPLTRELNLEAAGVRLDEQGAIAVDGQLCTSQPHIRALGDVKGGLQFTYISLDDFRIVRDALWGEGKRDIANRGPVAYAVFMDPPLARVGLSEEEARALGRKIKVARLPAAAIPRARLLGETSGMLKAVTDAANGEILGCALHCADAGEMINTVTAAMRAGRDAAFLRDMIYTHPSMTEALNELFGQIS, from the coding sequence ATGCGAAACTTTGACGACATCATCATCGGCTTCGGGAAGGGCGGCAAAACCATCGCCGCCGCGCTGGCCGACAAGGGTCGGCGTGTGGCCATGATCGAAAAATCGGACCGGATGTACGGCGGCACCTGCATCAACATCGCCTGCATTCCCACCAAAACCCTGGCGCACGAGGCCAAACTGCTTTCCGGACGCGAGGAACGCGACTTCGCCCAAAAAGCCGCTGACTACGCCTGCGCCGTGGCCCGCAAGGACGAAGTCACCGGTTTTTTGCGCCAAAAAAATCTGGAAATGCTGACCGGCAAGGGCGTGGCCGTGCTCACGGGCCAGGCCTCTTTTGTTTCGCCTCACGAAGTGGAAGTGCGTTTTGCCGACGGGCATGCGGAACGGCTGGCCGGCGAGAACATCTACATCAACACCGGCGCGTACAGCGTGATTCCGCCCATTGAGGGCCTGGCCGAAAGCGCCAACATCCACACCAGCGCCAGTCTGCTGGACCTGAAGCGTCTGCCGCGCGAGCTGGTGATTCTGGGCGCGGGCTACATCGCCCTGGAAATGGCCTCCATGTATGCGGAATTCGGCTCCCGCGTGACCATGCTGGAGTACGGACGGCGCTTTCTGCCGCGCGAGGACGAGGATGTGGCCCAGAGCGTGCGCGCGGCTCTGGAGGCGCGCGGTGTGCGCATATATCTGGGCGTCAGCGCCCAGGCGGTGCGCGATGTGAACGAAGACGGCACGACGCGTACCGAGCTGCGCTGCCTGATGAGCATGCCGGGGGGCGCGGAAGAGGAACGCATCTTCAGGGCCGACGCCGTGCTGCTGGCCACCGGACGGCGGCCGCTGACCCGGGAACTCAACCTGGAAGCCGCCGGGGTCCGCCTGGACGAGCAGGGGGCCATTGCCGTGGACGGGCAGCTGTGCACCTCCCAGCCGCATATCCGGGCTCTGGGCGATGTCAAGGGCGGTCTGCAGTTCACCTATATTTCCCTGGACGACTTCCGCATCGTGCGGGACGCGCTCTGGGGCGAAGGCAAACGCGACATCGCCAATCGCGGCCCCGTGGCCTACGCCGTGTTCATGGACCCGCCCCTGGCCCGCGTGGGCCTGAGCGAAGAAGAGGCCCGTGCCCTGGGCCGGAAGATCAAGGTTGCCCGGCTGCCCGCGGCGGCCATTCCCCGCGCGCGCCTGCTGGGCGAAACCAGCGGCATGCTCAAGGCCGTGACGGATGCGGCGAACGGCGAGATTCTCGGCTGCGCGCTGCACTGCGCGGACGCCGGGGAAATGATCAACACGGTCACCGCCGCCATGCGCGCCGGACGGGACGCCGCCTTTCTGCGCGACATGATTTACACCCATCCTTCCATGACCGAGGCGCTCAATGAACTTTTCGGCCAGATCAGTTAG
- a CDS encoding rhodanese-like domain-containing protein, with product MKNIRSAALLPLFLFAALLFSGVPAAARADLPAKGALKAQATQALIDSLDKNLVIIDVRTPGEFSQGHVPGALSLPVEELPARLEEVPMDKPVLFVCRTGRRASYAYEMIRKARPAQQALWYLDGAPEYRADGAYMFH from the coding sequence ATGAAAAATATCCGCTCCGCCGCCCTGCTTCCGCTCTTTCTGTTCGCCGCCCTGTTGTTTTCCGGCGTTCCCGCCGCCGCGCGCGCCGATCTGCCCGCCAAAGGCGCGCTTAAAGCGCAGGCCACCCAGGCCCTTATCGACAGTCTGGACAAAAATCTGGTGATCATTGACGTGCGCACCCCCGGCGAATTCTCTCAGGGCCATGTGCCCGGCGCCCTGTCGCTGCCGGTGGAGGAACTGCCCGCGCGTCTGGAGGAAGTGCCTATGGACAAACCCGTGCTTTTCGTCTGCCGTACCGGCCGCCGGGCCAGCTATGCCTATGAGATGATCCGCAAGGCCCGCCCCGCGCAACAGGCTCTCTGGTATCTGGACGGCGCGCCCGAGTATCGGGCCGACGGCGCCTACATGTTCCACTGA
- a CDS encoding TetR/AcrR family transcriptional regulator yields the protein MGRPPLHDDARLKQDMVNCLWQLGFDAPISAVVESTGAKAASLYARFGSKKGMLLAALDAYAEEHLADLQRLLHGMPPGQARIRAVLEKAIECFDDPLHRGCFLVNGVLEANAGEPEFAERLRKHMGDIRTELSWALAETPGLSRVFSIEGAAWFLQAQIWGLKVMARLNPRRELGQRLVEQAMFALFGPEAVKDGPAGAAEGDAAATE from the coding sequence ATGGGAAGACCGCCGCTGCATGACGACGCCAGACTTAAACAGGACATGGTGAACTGCCTCTGGCAGCTGGGCTTCGACGCGCCCATCAGCGCCGTGGTGGAGAGCACCGGGGCCAAGGCCGCCAGCCTGTACGCCCGCTTCGGCAGCAAAAAGGGCATGCTGCTGGCCGCCCTGGACGCCTACGCCGAAGAACATCTGGCGGATCTGCAGCGTCTGCTGCACGGCATGCCGCCGGGACAGGCGCGGATCAGGGCCGTGCTGGAAAAGGCCATCGAATGTTTTGACGACCCCCTGCACCGGGGCTGTTTTCTGGTCAATGGCGTGCTGGAAGCCAATGCCGGCGAACCGGAGTTCGCCGAACGACTCCGGAAGCATATGGGCGACATCCGCACGGAACTGAGTTGGGCGCTGGCCGAAACTCCAGGGCTGTCCCGCGTTTTCAGCATTGAGGGGGCCGCCTGGTTTTTGCAGGCCCAGATCTGGGGGCTCAAGGTCATGGCCCGGCTCAATCCCCGGCGAGAACTGGGGCAGCGCCTGGTGGAACAGGCCATGTTCGCCCTGTTCGGGCCGGAGGCCGTGAAGGACGGTCCGGCAGGCGCGGCGGAAGGGGACGCCGCCGCTACGGAGTAA